A window of Fodinibius salinus contains these coding sequences:
- the dnaB gene encoding replicative DNA helicase: protein MASKNSNYKSNDSDILEDGGRVPPQAVEVEEAVLGAMLIEHEAATVALQMLSANDFYKPAHQHIFEVLQDLYERDNPLDLLTVENELRDKGLLDTCGGAGYLSELTRSVSSAANIDYHAQIISEKATKRNLILGCTDIIKEAYDSSSDPFDVLDRAEQRIFDLSNSKQRAQAQPIGDVLKDTLSHLEEMRGKSSGITGVPTGTDVDKYTAGWQDGDLIIVAARPSMGKTAYVLTTARNAALHQDPEKQTKVAIFSLEMSNQSLVQRLLTMEGRIDAQSARSGQLKDKQFKRLIDAAGRLFTANIFVDDTPGLSIMELRTKCRRLKSEHDIGLIVVDYLQLMTASGNFGTREQEIASISRGLKALAKDLDVPVVALSQLSRAVEQRGGDKRPQLSDLRESGSIEQDADVVCFLYRPEYYGIKTTPDGQSTAGLAELIIGKQRNGPVGTVPLYFIKDYARFENPTSASPGPMEASEGNNSNSSNNGDGAPPMGHNPSPEGGEDDEAPF, encoded by the coding sequence ATGGCATCAAAGAATTCCAATTACAAAAGTAACGATTCTGATATTTTAGAAGATGGTGGCCGGGTCCCTCCCCAAGCCGTTGAAGTTGAAGAAGCGGTACTTGGTGCCATGCTCATTGAACATGAAGCTGCTACCGTAGCACTGCAAATGCTATCGGCTAATGATTTTTACAAGCCGGCGCACCAACATATTTTTGAGGTTCTACAAGATCTGTACGAACGCGATAATCCTCTTGACCTGCTCACTGTAGAAAATGAACTCCGAGACAAGGGACTGCTTGACACCTGCGGCGGAGCAGGTTATTTGTCTGAACTTACCCGCTCGGTAAGTTCAGCGGCCAACATTGATTATCACGCCCAGATTATTTCAGAAAAAGCTACAAAGCGAAATCTAATTCTGGGGTGCACCGATATCATTAAGGAAGCATACGACAGTTCTTCTGATCCCTTTGACGTACTCGATCGGGCTGAGCAGCGTATCTTCGATCTCTCGAACTCTAAGCAACGGGCCCAGGCCCAACCCATTGGGGATGTCTTAAAAGACACACTTTCGCATCTCGAGGAAATGAGAGGAAAATCATCGGGTATTACCGGTGTACCTACGGGCACTGATGTGGATAAATACACAGCCGGCTGGCAGGATGGAGATTTGATTATTGTAGCAGCTAGACCTTCAATGGGTAAGACAGCATACGTGCTAACGACAGCGCGAAATGCCGCCCTGCATCAAGACCCCGAAAAACAAACAAAGGTTGCTATTTTTAGCCTTGAGATGTCCAATCAGTCACTAGTACAACGTCTATTAACTATGGAGGGGCGTATCGATGCACAGTCTGCACGCTCAGGTCAACTTAAAGATAAGCAGTTTAAACGACTTATTGATGCTGCAGGACGATTATTTACCGCTAATATTTTTGTTGATGATACACCCGGGCTAAGCATTATGGAGCTGCGTACCAAGTGTCGGCGTCTGAAAAGCGAACACGACATCGGACTTATTGTTGTAGATTATCTGCAGCTTATGACAGCCTCAGGCAATTTTGGCACACGCGAACAAGAAATTGCTTCTATTTCACGCGGGCTCAAAGCACTCGCGAAAGATTTGGATGTACCGGTCGTTGCCCTTTCTCAATTAAGCCGAGCTGTTGAGCAACGCGGCGGTGATAAACGCCCACAGCTTAGCGATCTCCGAGAGTCGGGCTCAATTGAACAGGATGCCGATGTTGTCTGCTTTCTGTACCGGCCCGAATACTATGGCATAAAAACAACGCCTGATGGGCAATCAACAGCTGGTCTGGCAGAACTTATTATCGGCAAGCAGCGTAACGGCCCGGTAGGTACAGTACCGCTGTACTTTATTAAGGATTACGCCCGCTTTGAAAATCCCACTTCCGCCAGCCCCGGTCCTATGGAAGCCAGTGAAGGTAATAACAGTAATTCATCTAATAATGGTGACGGTGCTCCTCCGATGGGTCATAATCCCAGCCCCGAAGGCGGGGAAGATGACGAGGCGCCTTTCTAA
- a CDS encoding uracil-DNA glycosylase encodes MADSSKTTEELIEQIHSFIEQEREIYGDFSTTSFATEERGSENSTSENKESPPPPSPSNSVSEPLEKQTNTPTATAQNSESLDSQEGLFNQDDSNDVYYEIDKCNSLTELESLCQKADVLRTDLDGTQLVFGVGNPNADLMIIGEAPGAEEDKQGEPFVGKAGKLLNKILRAIDFEREDVYIANILKHRPPNNRNPKPEERKRSLPFLLRQIDLVDPKLILGVGKVAVQTLLDKNLSLTKMRGQFHDFRGKYQLLATYHPAALLRHEKWKRPTWEDVQLLRKRYDELGGTP; translated from the coding sequence ATGGCTGACTCTTCAAAAACCACAGAAGAACTGATTGAACAAATCCACTCTTTTATCGAACAAGAGAGAGAAATTTACGGTGATTTTAGTACTACTTCTTTTGCCACAGAAGAAAGGGGAAGCGAAAATTCAACATCTGAAAATAAAGAATCCCCGCCTCCTCCCTCCCCTTCGAATAGCGTTTCGGAACCATTGGAAAAACAAACGAACACTCCCACGGCTACTGCTCAAAACTCCGAATCATTGGACTCTCAAGAAGGACTTTTCAACCAAGATGACTCAAACGACGTTTATTACGAAATCGATAAGTGTAACAGTCTGACTGAGCTTGAAAGCCTTTGCCAAAAAGCAGATGTCTTGCGAACTGACCTGGACGGTACACAGCTTGTATTTGGCGTAGGAAATCCTAATGCAGACTTAATGATTATTGGTGAAGCGCCCGGTGCCGAAGAAGATAAACAAGGCGAACCATTTGTGGGTAAGGCTGGGAAACTACTCAATAAAATTTTGAGGGCTATAGACTTTGAGCGAGAAGATGTATATATCGCAAATATTCTCAAACATCGTCCGCCAAACAACAGAAATCCAAAACCGGAAGAACGGAAACGAAGCCTACCCTTTTTGCTTCGACAGATTGATTTGGTAGACCCAAAATTAATTTTAGGAGTAGGAAAAGTAGCAGTTCAAACTCTGTTGGACAAAAACCTATCCCTCACCAAAATGCGCGGCCAATTCCACGATTTTCGCGGCAAATACCAGCTGCTTGCCACTTATCATCCCGCCGCGCTACTCCGTCACGAAAAATGGAAACGGCCAACCTGGGAAGATGTACAATTACTCCGCAAACGATATGATGAGCTGGGCGGCACTCCATAA
- the mtaB gene encoding tRNA (N(6)-L-threonylcarbamoyladenosine(37)-C(2))-methylthiotransferase MtaB — MKDVAFKTLGCKLNYSETMAIQQDFEEEGYHITDFDSKADIYVINTCSVTQSANATCRSTVRRALRRNADAFVAVIGCYAQLEPDEIADIDGVDAILGAKNKFKLLELFDDFEKRSEPIVYNSDVNEAVDFHNAFSADDRTRAFLKVQDGCSYNCSFCTIPMARGESRSPEISSVVKNAELLVQDGFKEVVITGVNAGDFGRGTDENFFMLIQALDKIQELERIRFSSVEPNLMHEDIIRFTADSDKMQPHFHMPLQSGSDEMLGLMRRRYQSGLYKERVELIKELMPDAAIGVDVITGHPGETDELFQESFDFISDLPISYLHVFTYSERPNTHALEIEHNVQDSVRKERTHKLRRLSKKKRYHFDTSFTDQVRPVLFEGANHNGAMLGWTDNYVRVGIPYNPQYENKILPVRLGTRAKDGYLIGELTPQAKEEERTIAELVG; from the coding sequence ATGAAAGATGTAGCATTTAAAACCCTTGGCTGTAAGCTGAATTACTCAGAAACCATGGCTATTCAGCAGGATTTTGAAGAAGAGGGTTATCATATCACTGATTTCGATAGTAAGGCTGATATTTATGTGATTAATACCTGCTCGGTCACACAAAGTGCCAATGCCACCTGCCGCAGTACCGTCCGCCGCGCCCTTCGCAGAAATGCAGATGCTTTTGTTGCCGTCATTGGCTGTTATGCACAGCTTGAGCCTGATGAAATTGCAGATATTGACGGCGTTGATGCCATCCTGGGCGCTAAGAATAAATTTAAGCTGCTCGAACTGTTTGATGATTTTGAAAAACGATCCGAACCTATTGTTTATAATTCGGATGTTAACGAAGCTGTCGATTTTCACAATGCTTTCTCAGCAGATGACCGCACACGAGCCTTCCTTAAAGTGCAGGACGGCTGTAGCTACAACTGCTCTTTTTGTACTATTCCCATGGCGAGGGGCGAAAGTCGTAGCCCTGAGATTTCTTCAGTGGTAAAGAATGCCGAGCTCTTGGTCCAAGATGGTTTCAAAGAGGTAGTTATAACGGGTGTCAACGCCGGAGATTTTGGTCGCGGTACCGATGAAAATTTCTTTATGCTTATCCAAGCTCTTGATAAAATACAGGAACTGGAACGCATTCGGTTTTCATCAGTTGAGCCAAACCTGATGCACGAAGATATTATCCGTTTTACAGCAGATTCAGACAAAATGCAGCCGCACTTTCATATGCCCCTGCAAAGCGGCAGCGACGAAATGCTGGGGCTTATGCGTCGTCGGTACCAATCGGGACTCTATAAAGAACGTGTGGAGCTCATCAAAGAGTTAATGCCAGATGCGGCTATCGGTGTGGATGTCATTACAGGTCATCCCGGCGAAACAGATGAGCTATTTCAAGAATCATTTGATTTTATATCTGATTTGCCGATCTCCTACCTGCACGTGTTTACTTATTCAGAACGTCCCAACACCCATGCCCTGGAAATTGAACACAATGTTCAGGATAGTGTCCGCAAAGAACGGACCCACAAATTGCGTCGCCTGTCAAAGAAAAAGCGCTACCATTTTGATACTTCTTTTACGGATCAAGTTCGTCCGGTACTCTTCGAAGGTGCTAATCACAATGGAGCCATGCTCGGATGGACAGACAACTATGTGCGGGTCGGCATTCCTTACAATCCACAGTATGAAAATAAGATTTTACCTGTTCGGTTGGGGACACGCGCCAAAGATGGCTATCTGATTGGTGAACTTACTCCACAAGCAAAAGAAGAAGAGCGTACAATTGCCGAATTGGTCGGGTAA
- the nuoH gene encoding NADH-quinone oxidoreductase subunit NuoH produces the protein MEPVTTTSYIVLGVALFMLLNSAAIAVYAERRVAAFIQNRYGPNRVGPLGLFQPIADVLKLLLKEDVTPTQGFKTIHAIAPMIPVITALMTVAVIPFGDGLYVTDINAAVLYLLAVNSLAVYGVTLGGWASNSKYSLLGGLRAAAQMISYELPMGMAIASCILFTGSLSFIDVVNAQEFWWNIFRNPIGAVIFIVAAFAESNRHPFDLPEAEQELVGGYHTEYSSMKFGMFFLAEYMHVVIGSMLITTFFFGGYHLPWAGYYESILPEAGTAAKAILDISVFTVKTAFWIFTYIWVRWTIPRFKYNQVMKLGWKRLLPISIFNFLGLAIIIYAWHHYLG, from the coding sequence ATGGAACCAGTAACTACCACATCATACATCGTTTTAGGAGTAGCACTTTTTATGCTACTCAATTCAGCAGCTATTGCCGTATATGCCGAACGTCGTGTAGCTGCATTTATTCAAAATCGATATGGCCCCAACCGCGTAGGACCACTGGGGCTATTTCAACCAATTGCCGACGTTTTAAAGCTGCTTCTTAAAGAAGATGTCACTCCAACACAGGGATTTAAAACAATCCATGCTATTGCTCCCATGATTCCGGTAATTACTGCACTGATGACTGTGGCGGTAATTCCTTTTGGAGACGGACTTTATGTTACCGATATCAATGCAGCCGTGCTCTATTTGCTTGCCGTAAACTCATTAGCTGTTTATGGCGTTACCCTCGGTGGATGGGCCTCAAACAGTAAATATTCTTTGCTGGGCGGGTTACGTGCCGCCGCGCAAATGATTAGCTACGAATTGCCTATGGGCATGGCTATTGCCTCTTGTATCTTATTTACCGGTTCTCTCAGTTTTATTGATGTTGTTAATGCACAAGAATTTTGGTGGAATATTTTTCGTAACCCAATTGGGGCAGTCATTTTTATAGTTGCAGCTTTTGCTGAATCCAACCGTCACCCTTTTGATTTGCCGGAAGCTGAACAAGAGCTTGTGGGTGGTTATCATACCGAATACAGTTCTATGAAATTCGGGATGTTCTTTCTGGCCGAATACATGCACGTAGTCATCGGCAGCATGCTTATCACTACATTTTTCTTTGGCGGTTATCATCTGCCCTGGGCAGGATATTATGAATCAATATTACCGGAAGCAGGTACTGCCGCTAAGGCCATTCTGGATATTTCTGTATTTACCGTTAAAACAGCATTCTGGATTTTTACGTACATCTGGGTGCGATGGACGATTCCGCGGTTTAAGTATAATCAAGTGATGAAACTTGGATGGAAACGACTGCTTCCTATTAGCATTTTTAACTTCCTTGGCCTCGCAATCATTATCTATGCCTGGCATCACTATTTGGGATAA
- a CDS encoding molybdopterin-dependent oxidoreductase: MPEVFIDGTRYEFDEEQDEMLLQFILDQGLEVPFFCYHPSMSIPANCRQCMVKVGTPVKDRETGEFELDENGDRKIRWFPKPQTSCSTPLQDGMVVHTQETSEEIERAQKDNLEFILVNHPLDCPICDQAGECPLQIQTYKYGPEGSRFEVKKVHKPKRVELGPRVTMDAERCINCTRCVRFTEEISETNQLTIVERGDSNYPQTGPGETFDDPYSMNTVDICPVGALTSSDFRFKARVWEMNQTPSIDITNGKGCNVDLWTRDNEVLRITPRENQEVNDHWMPDAGRKAYELFNDNRVSRPSIKLDGDNQSDTSWNNAIETFAEVLEAHDTQEIALIGSPHASVEENYAVNKFFNLLGTTNAKFATHIIPGAGDDFLITDDQAPNTNGCRAINLDETDSDTLKSIVSNTEVVIILSDDLVGREVLSADDLDDTYTISFATNQSDTTKESDLVIPITCVAEHAASYVNIDGRIQRSYPAKETKYTNRRLNLEMSEGRLDRYGTNFDNWVSEENKVDCLPVWEFLNKLAERINLEFEYQNSRDVFADIRNQFDILSDISYERMDKENGVQLPIQQKEVKQA, translated from the coding sequence ATGCCTGAAGTATTTATAGACGGTACACGTTACGAATTTGACGAAGAACAGGATGAAATGCTGCTCCAGTTTATTCTGGACCAAGGCTTGGAAGTCCCATTCTTTTGTTATCACCCATCCATGTCGATACCGGCCAACTGTCGCCAATGTATGGTCAAAGTAGGTACACCGGTAAAAGACCGAGAAACCGGCGAATTTGAGCTGGACGAAAACGGAGACCGCAAAATTCGGTGGTTCCCAAAACCACAGACTTCCTGCTCTACCCCTTTGCAGGATGGCATGGTTGTACACACACAAGAGACATCCGAAGAAATTGAGCGGGCACAAAAGGATAATCTTGAGTTCATTCTTGTGAACCATCCGCTCGACTGCCCTATTTGCGATCAGGCCGGTGAATGTCCGCTTCAGATTCAGACTTATAAATACGGACCAGAAGGCAGCCGGTTTGAAGTAAAAAAGGTGCATAAACCTAAACGCGTTGAGCTTGGTCCCCGCGTGACAATGGATGCCGAGCGATGTATCAACTGTACACGATGTGTGCGCTTTACCGAAGAAATTAGTGAGACCAATCAGCTTACAATTGTCGAGCGTGGCGACAGTAACTACCCACAAACTGGGCCGGGCGAAACTTTTGACGATCCATACTCCATGAATACTGTGGATATCTGTCCGGTTGGCGCGCTAACCTCCAGCGATTTCCGTTTTAAAGCACGTGTTTGGGAAATGAATCAAACACCCAGTATCGATATTACTAACGGCAAAGGCTGCAACGTTGATTTGTGGACGCGGGACAATGAAGTACTGCGTATCACACCTCGAGAAAACCAAGAGGTCAACGACCACTGGATGCCCGATGCTGGGCGCAAGGCCTACGAACTGTTTAATGACAACCGTGTTTCTCGGCCGTCTATAAAACTGGATGGCGATAATCAGTCCGATACTTCGTGGAATAACGCTATTGAGACATTTGCCGAAGTACTGGAAGCACATGATACTCAGGAGATTGCGCTTATTGGCAGCCCCCATGCATCAGTCGAAGAAAATTATGCGGTTAACAAGTTTTTTAATCTTTTAGGAACCACAAACGCCAAGTTTGCAACGCATATTATTCCCGGTGCCGGTGATGATTTCTTGATTACTGACGATCAGGCACCGAATACAAACGGTTGCCGTGCAATCAATCTCGATGAAACCGATAGCGATACGCTTAAATCAATCGTTTCTAATACCGAAGTCGTTATTATTCTCTCAGATGACTTGGTAGGCCGCGAAGTTTTATCAGCTGATGACCTGGACGATACATATACCATTTCATTTGCAACCAACCAATCTGATACAACCAAAGAATCAGATTTAGTAATCCCCATAACATGTGTTGCAGAACATGCGGCAAGTTATGTAAATATTGATGGGCGCATCCAGCGATCGTATCCTGCAAAGGAAACCAAATACACCAACCGTCGCCTCAACCTGGAGATGTCGGAAGGTCGCCTTGATCGTTATGGCACCAACTTTGACAACTGGGTGAGCGAAGAAAACAAGGTGGATTGCCTGCCGGTTTGGGAATTTCTAAATAAACTGGCAGAGCGGATCAACTTAGAATTTGAATACCAGAATTCGCGGGATGTTTTTGCTGATATCAGAAATCAATTCGATATACTAAGTGATATCTCCTACGAACGCATGGACAAAGAAAATGGCGTTCAACTTCCCATCCAACAAAAAGAAGTAAAACAAGCGTAA
- the nuoF gene encoding NADH-quinone oxidoreductase subunit NuoF, which produces MAQDWKSFEPLLIPDIPNLQQIGVYEDNGGYNALKTILKDQGHWSRDHVIDEVKQANIRGRGGAGFNAGLKWSFMPDPDGGPRYLACNGDESEPGTFKDRKIFEYNPHLFIEGALIASYAMAIDNIYVYIRGEYISWVDMFQDAVDDAYEKGYLGENILGTDISIDMEITYGAGAYICGEETSMLESLEGKRGYPRVKPPFPAQKGLWGRPTTINNIETLANVPLVINNGADWYGDIGAEEHPGPVLYGISGHVNQPGVYEYASGVPVMDLINDVAGGIRGGKDLKAIIPGGSSTPPLRADQLEGVTMNSDSLKEAGSMMGTAGMVVMDEDTDMVDVLWRIAHFYHHESCGQCTPCREGTGWLEKVLLKIKNGEGEMKDLDLLLDVGNQMEGRTICALADAAVWPVRHTINRFRDEFEERCKKSVHAVA; this is translated from the coding sequence ATGGCTCAAGACTGGAAATCATTCGAACCGCTGCTTATTCCTGACATCCCTAACCTACAACAAATTGGGGTATATGAGGATAATGGTGGATATAATGCACTAAAAACTATTTTAAAAGACCAAGGACATTGGTCGCGTGACCATGTCATTGATGAAGTAAAACAAGCTAATATTCGCGGTCGCGGCGGTGCCGGCTTTAATGCCGGACTCAAATGGAGTTTTATGCCCGATCCCGACGGTGGTCCTCGTTATCTTGCCTGCAACGGCGATGAGTCTGAGCCAGGTACGTTCAAGGATCGCAAGATTTTTGAGTATAACCCACATCTCTTTATTGAAGGTGCTCTCATTGCTTCCTATGCAATGGCTATCGACAATATTTACGTCTATATTCGTGGCGAATATATCTCTTGGGTAGATATGTTTCAGGATGCCGTCGACGACGCCTATGAGAAAGGATATTTAGGTGAAAATATTCTCGGTACCGACATCTCTATAGATATGGAAATTACCTATGGAGCTGGAGCATATATCTGCGGTGAAGAAACTTCAATGCTTGAATCACTGGAAGGGAAACGGGGCTATCCGCGTGTAAAACCGCCTTTCCCTGCTCAAAAGGGATTGTGGGGACGACCAACAACCATTAACAATATTGAAACATTAGCGAATGTACCGTTAGTCATTAATAACGGTGCCGACTGGTATGGTGATATTGGTGCCGAGGAGCATCCGGGACCTGTACTTTATGGAATTTCAGGACATGTTAATCAGCCCGGTGTATATGAGTACGCCTCTGGTGTACCGGTAATGGATTTAATTAATGATGTTGCCGGAGGTATTCGGGGAGGAAAAGATTTGAAAGCTATCATTCCCGGTGGATCTTCTACTCCTCCCCTGCGGGCCGATCAGCTTGAAGGCGTAACCATGAATTCTGATTCACTGAAGGAAGCCGGTTCCATGATGGGAACTGCCGGCATGGTTGTGATGGATGAAGATACCGATATGGTAGATGTGCTGTGGCGTATTGCTCACTTCTACCATCATGAATCTTGTGGCCAATGTACCCCCTGTCGTGAAGGTACCGGCTGGCTAGAAAAAGTATTATTAAAGATTAAAAACGGTGAAGGAGAAATGAAAGATCTTGATCTCCTTCTCGATGTTGGTAACCAGATGGAAGGACGTACTATTTGTGCCTTGGCGGATGCCGCCGTATGGCCTGTGCGTCACACCATAAACCGATTTAGAGATGAATTCGAAGAACGCTGTAAAAAATCAGTTCACGCTGTTGCGTAA
- the nuoE gene encoding complex I 24 kDa subunit family protein — protein MAELSFTDEELKEIDKIKAKFPTAKAATLQVLWVAQRKYGHVEPEVQNLVAETLDLPKSHVHGVASFYTQYYKEEQGKFVLDVCTCLSCQLCGGYEILHHIEDKLGIEAGETTEDGMFTVKEVECLGACGYAPMLQVTNGEYVNNLTKEKVDDLIENLKNGQKPEFESMDMPELEKRNQAAAE, from the coding sequence ATGGCTGAATTGTCATTTACAGACGAAGAACTTAAAGAAATAGATAAGATCAAGGCCAAGTTTCCAACGGCCAAGGCTGCAACCTTGCAGGTTTTATGGGTTGCTCAGCGAAAGTACGGACATGTAGAACCGGAAGTACAAAACTTGGTTGCCGAAACACTGGACTTACCCAAATCACATGTGCATGGCGTTGCCAGCTTCTATACTCAGTATTACAAAGAAGAACAAGGTAAATTTGTGCTCGATGTATGTACTTGTCTAAGCTGCCAACTCTGTGGTGGGTATGAAATACTGCATCACATCGAAGATAAGCTGGGCATTGAAGCTGGTGAAACAACAGAGGACGGTATGTTTACGGTTAAAGAAGTAGAATGCCTCGGCGCCTGCGGATATGCTCCGATGTTGCAGGTTACCAATGGAGAATACGTAAACAACCTTACTAAAGAAAAAGTAGACGATCTTATAGAAAATTTGAAAAACGGCCAAAAGCCTGAGTTTGAATCAATGGATATGCCGGAACTGGAAAAACGAAATCAAGCTGCTGCAGAATAA
- the nuoD gene encoding NADH dehydrogenase (quinone) subunit D, protein METKHIKQGVDPQFFKEHQESLYDALEDKHTTVEMLDEDDPLNTKMVLNMGPQHPATHGVLRLILQLNGELIEKAKLDIGYLHRGIEKMAENKTYQEFMPYTDRTDYLSPYSNNVAFCTAVEKVAEVEVPERAHYIRMIGCELARISSHLLWLGTMVQDTGAVSFFLWTFREREKLYDIFDHIGGHRFTISHARIGGVANDLTDDALAMIKDFIDEFPQELKDFHGLLDRNRIFFDRNREVGVLSTEEALEIGATGPTLRGSGYAYDIRDFDPYARYDEVEFEIPTRLEGDNLARYYVRMEEMHESIRIIRQCLDKLPKGPVRVDNAKEAYPSKDEVYYSMEGMIHDFMMTDTGICPPKGNESFHSIEAPKGELGYFIQSDGTGHPWRMGIKSPSYANLQALENMLDGEMVADTVIMIGGVDPVMGDSDK, encoded by the coding sequence ATGGAAACTAAGCATATTAAACAAGGAGTAGATCCACAATTTTTTAAAGAGCATCAAGAATCGCTATATGATGCTCTGGAAGACAAGCATACCACCGTTGAGATGTTGGATGAGGATGATCCCCTCAATACCAAGATGGTACTTAATATGGGACCTCAACATCCGGCTACACACGGAGTACTGCGGCTCATCTTGCAATTAAATGGCGAGCTCATTGAAAAGGCCAAACTCGATATTGGCTATTTGCATCGGGGAATTGAAAAGATGGCTGAAAACAAGACGTATCAGGAGTTCATGCCTTATACCGACCGTACGGATTATCTGTCTCCGTACAGCAATAATGTGGCATTTTGTACAGCGGTAGAAAAGGTTGCTGAAGTTGAGGTACCAGAACGAGCTCATTACATACGAATGATTGGCTGTGAATTAGCTCGAATATCTTCGCATCTGCTTTGGCTCGGAACAATGGTTCAAGATACCGGTGCTGTATCATTCTTCTTGTGGACTTTCCGAGAACGAGAAAAACTATACGATATTTTTGATCACATCGGCGGACATCGATTTACTATTTCACATGCGCGCATTGGCGGTGTAGCCAATGATCTTACGGATGATGCGCTAGCCATGATCAAAGATTTTATTGATGAATTTCCACAAGAGCTTAAAGATTTTCACGGGTTATTAGATCGAAACCGAATTTTCTTTGATCGTAATCGTGAAGTAGGCGTATTATCTACCGAAGAGGCCTTAGAAATTGGAGCAACCGGCCCTACCCTACGCGGTTCGGGTTATGCATATGACATTCGTGATTTCGATCCGTACGCTCGTTATGATGAGGTAGAGTTCGAAATCCCAACTCGATTAGAGGGCGATAACCTGGCACGTTATTATGTACGGATGGAAGAAATGCACGAAAGTATTCGCATCATTCGTCAATGTCTTGATAAGCTTCCAAAAGGTCCTGTTCGTGTCGATAATGCCAAGGAAGCCTATCCGTCAAAGGATGAAGTATATTACTCAATGGAAGGCATGATTCACGATTTTATGATGACCGACACGGGCATATGTCCACCGAAAGGTAATGAGTCATTTCATTCTATTGAAGCGCCCAAAGGAGAACTGGGATATTTTATCCAAAGCGATGGCACCGGTCATCCCTGGCGTATGGGCATTAAATCACCATCTTATGCTAATCTACAGGCATTAGAAAATATGCTGGATGGAGAGATGGTAGCAGATACTGTAATAATGATCGGCGGAGTTGATCCGGTAATGGGAGACTCTGACAAATAG
- a CDS encoding NADH-quinone oxidoreductase subunit C, whose amino-acid sequence MNLELSENLRNVVDQLSEQFSDALIDIYKSTGDTFIRVEPDHIVDICKELKEEYHFIYLADILGTDRFTSDERFEVIYNLVSLRDRERLFLKVWLEEENPTVDSVTEVWESANWHERQVYDMFGVTFNNHPDMRRIYMPEDFDYYPLRKEFPLLGIPGSIELPSSTPDTE is encoded by the coding sequence ATGAATTTGGAACTATCTGAAAATCTTCGAAACGTAGTTGATCAGCTTTCCGAACAATTTTCGGATGCGCTTATCGATATTTATAAATCAACCGGCGATACATTTATTCGGGTTGAACCGGATCATATTGTTGATATTTGCAAGGAACTTAAAGAAGAATATCATTTTATTTATCTGGCAGATATACTGGGTACCGACCGCTTTACATCCGATGAACGCTTTGAAGTAATTTATAATCTCGTATCGCTGCGAGATCGGGAGCGTTTGTTTCTGAAAGTGTGGCTGGAAGAGGAAAACCCGACGGTAGATTCTGTTACTGAGGTCTGGGAATCCGCCAACTGGCATGAGCGACAGGTCTATGATATGTTTGGCGTAACTTTTAACAACCATCCCGACATGCGACGTATATATATGCCGGAGGATTTTGACTATTATCCACTAAGAAAAGAATTCCCATTACTTGGAATTCCCGGTTCTATTGAATTGCCGAGCTCAACTCCCGATACCGAATAA
- a CDS encoding NADH-quinone oxidoreductase subunit B, whose protein sequence is MGIESALGDGYFTTKIDSLTNWARSNAAWPMPMGLACCAIEMMAFAGPKYDAARFGSEVMRFSPRQSDVMIVAGWVNYKMSHAIRRIWDQMPDPKWCIAMGACASTGGMHRCYGVVQGCDNFLPVDAYVSGCPPRPDALLHALMKIQDKIRTEHSVMLDT, encoded by the coding sequence ATGGGTATTGAAAGTGCACTTGGTGACGGTTATTTCACCACTAAAATTGACTCGCTAACAAATTGGGCACGTTCTAATGCTGCCTGGCCTATGCCTATGGGGTTGGCCTGCTGTGCTATTGAAATGATGGCATTTGCCGGTCCAAAGTATGATGCGGCACGGTTTGGCTCTGAAGTTATGCGTTTTTCACCGCGCCAAAGCGATGTGATGATTGTGGCTGGATGGGTTAATTATAAGATGTCACATGCCATCCGGCGTATTTGGGATCAAATGCCAGACCCCAAATGGTGTATTGCTATGGGAGCTTGTGCCTCTACCGGCGGTATGCATCGCTGTTATGGTGTTGTGCAAGGCTGCGATAATTTCTTGCCGGTTGATGCTTATGTATCAGGATGCCCGCCCCGTCCCGATGCGCTGTTACATGCGCTGATGAAAATTCAAGACAAGATTCGTACCGAACACTCTGTAATGCTCGATACCTAA